From the Penicillium oxalicum strain HP7-1 chromosome V, whole genome shotgun sequence genome, one window contains:
- a CDS encoding DNA-directed RNA polymerases I, II, and III subunit — protein sequence MSDYGGDNDAEENYDYEPQEEVFDENEPEDFIDHEGLEGDDGVEGGSYEPAVNGENVVVSGDPNAGYSGKVMEQSREKKVPTDQRTTTPYLTKYERARVLGTRALQISMNAPVLVDLEGETDPLQIAMKELNQKKIPLIVRRYLPDGWYEDWSCAELL from the exons ATGTCGGACTACGGCGGTGACAACGATGCTGAGGAGAA CTACGACTACGAGCCTCAGGAGGAAGTCTTTGACGAAAATGAGCCCGAAGACTTCATCGACCACGAGGGTCTTGAGGGCGACGATGGTGTCGAGGGCGGATCCTATGAGCCGGCCGTCAACGGGGAGAACGTCGTGGTGTCCGGCGATCCCAATGCTGGCTACTCGGGCAAAGTGATGGAGCAGTCgcgagagaaaaaggtcCCGACTGACCAGCGCACAACCACCCCATACTTGACCAAGTACGAGCGTGCGCGTGTCCTCGGCACCCGGGCCCTGCAGATCAG TATGAATGCGCCCGTGCTTGTCGACCTCGAAGGCGAGACCGACCCTCTGCAGATTGCCATGAAAGAGTTGAACCAGAAAAAGATTCCTCTGATCGTGCGCCGGTATCTGCCTGATGGATG GTACGAGGACTGGTCCTGCGCGGAGCTTCTTTAG